A stretch of Gopherus evgoodei ecotype Sinaloan lineage chromosome 12, rGopEvg1_v1.p, whole genome shotgun sequence DNA encodes these proteins:
- the CEBPG gene encoding CCAAT/enhancer-binding protein gamma, which produces MSKTSQQNTTTEANGISVIYTQAHTSGLQQVPQLVPVSPGGGGKAVAPSKQGKKNSSVDRNSDEYRQRRERNNMAVKKSRLKSKQKAQDTLQRVNQLKEENERLEAKIKLLTKELSVLKDLFLEHAHNLADNVQPIGTENTTTNPDNSGQ; this is translated from the coding sequence ATGAGCAAAACATCACAGCAGAACACCACTACAGAAGCAAACGGTATAAGTGTGATttacacacaagcacacacaagTGGTTTGCAACAGGTTCCTCAGCTGGTGCCAGTTAGTCCTGGTGGTGGAGGCAAAGCCGTGGCTCCAAGCAAACAGGGCAAAAAGAATTCCTCTGTGGATAGAAACAGTGATGAATATCGCCAACGCAGAGAGCGCAACAACATGGCGGTGAAAAAGAGCCGGTTAAAAAGCAAGCAGAAAGCTCAAGATACGCTGCAGAGGGTCAACCagctgaaagaagaaaatgaacgTTTGGAGGCAAAAATTAAGCTCTTGACAAAGGAACTTAGTGTACTTAAAGACTTGTTTCTTGAGCACGCACACAATCTTGCAGACAATGTGCAACCTATTGGCACTGAAAACACCACCACAAACCCAGATAACTCCGGACAGTAG